The following DNA comes from Sphingorhabdus sp. M41.
GGTTCCCTTGTTTTGCTACTCCTTATCATCGGCAGCGCCGTTGCCGCATTTGTTTTCTGGCCGAAACCCTTACCCCCTGCGCCTGCGCTGAACACTTTGGCAGCGAGTGCAGAAAAAGGCGCCTATCTGGCGAAAATAGGCAATTGCGCCGCCTGTCACACGACAACTGGCAAAGCACCTTATGCTGGCGGACACATGTTCGAAACGCCCTTCGGAAAACTTTTTTCAACCAATATCACATCCGATGAGAAACATGGCATTGGCGCGTGGAATTTTGCCCAATTCCACAGGGCCATGAAACATGGTCAACGGGCCAATGGCGACCATCTCTACCCGGCATTTCCCTATACTTCATTTGCAAGAATGAGCGACGAGGACATCGGGTCGCTCTATCTCTTTCTGACCAACGTGGACGCGGTCCCTGAACCCAATAGAGAAAATGCGCTCGATTTTCCGTTCAATAACCGTTTCCTCCTCTATTTCTGGAAAAGGCTGTTCCTTGACAGCGATAGTTATATCACCGACCCTGAAAAATCGGTTGCCTGGAACCGCGGGAATTATCTGGTGGAGGGCGTTGCCCACTGCGGGGCCTGCCACACGCCGCGCAATTTCGTCGGAGCAGCAAAATCAGGTCAGGCGCTACAGGGCGGAACTTATGTCGACAAAGTTGCAAGCGGTGAACATAAGCTGTGGGCAGCACCGGATATCACGCCAGGCCCCCACGGGCTTGCTGCATGGGATGAGAAGGACATCATCAACTATCTGACGACCGGGAAAAACGGCCATGCCGTTGTCCATGGGCCAATGAACGGGGTTTTTGCTTCGACCGCCAGCCTGAGCCGGGATGACGCAACCGCCATTGCTCGATATCTGCACCAGAAATCTCCCGGTGCCCGACGGATCGACTGGCCATCGCTGGGTGGTCGGGCCGCCAAAGGCGAGATCATTTATACCGTGCATTGCGGCACATGCCATCTTCCCGATGGCAAGGGTGACAAGATACTCGGCGTTCCTCTGACCCGAAATGCGCTCGTGCAGGCGGCAGACCCTGCCTCGCTCATCAACGTGATACTCTACGGTCCGGACTTGCCGCCGCCTCCCTTCGACTCGAAGCGCACGGTGATGAAGCCTTTCGGCAAGCGCTTATCGGATGAGGATATCGCCTCACTGGCAACCTATTTGCGGGGCAGCTTCGGTAATATAGCCAGCGCTGTTTCTCCCGATCAGGTCAGGAAACAGAGATAAGCAATGATCGAAGACGTTGACGAAGCTCCGGATCACTTAGATATGTCACCTCGGCTATTATCGGGCATTTTGGCGGAATCCATGGAAGCCCCCCCCCTGAGACGCCTTCCATCCTCTTCATATTAACGTAAGTGCTCGAGTTGACGCAGCAACCTACCCTGCGTCGAATCAATAATACATCAGGGAAGTTTGTCTGGAGGCCCGACCCGGAATCGAACCGGGGTGCGCGGATTTGCAATCCGCTGCGTCACCACTCCGCCATCGGGCCGGAGAGAGCGCGCGAATTGCTTCGCTTTGCCGCGAAAGTCAACCCAAAGTTGCGTCCTCCATTTCCGACGCTGAATAATATGCAAAATTGCCAATTGTCGCGCAAAAGACGCAGTCAGCACAAATTCGCCGGAATCCATCTTGGCGCACGTGCCAAGGCGGGCTAGAAGCGACAAAATCTCGGCCATAGTGTATTGTATTCATAATACAGAAATGGCATGGACGCAAAATATTCATTGCGAGGATCAACGCTTGGGCCACGAAAATTTCAAACAAATGCGGAAAGCCATGGTGGTGAGTCAGCTGCGCACTACCGAGGTCAGTGATCCGCGGGTTATTGCAGCGATGAGTCACATCGCTCGGGAAGACTTTGTCCCGTCTGCCCAGCGCAGCTTCGCTTACGCCGACCGCGGCGTGCAAATCGGCGAAGGCCGGGCTCTCAATCCCCCGCTTACCACCGGACGACTGCTGAACGTGGCGCATGTCACGAAGGATGATAATGTCCTGCTCATTGGCGCGGCCACTGGTTATACGGCTGCCGTACTGTCGCAGCTCGCTGGCTCCGTCACCGCGATTGAACAAAATCCGAAACTGGCCGCCATGGCGGTTAAGAATCTGGCAGATAATGACAACATCACCCTCGAAACGGCCAATCATGCAACCGGGTGGGACGCATCGGCACCTTATTCGGTGATCGTTATCGACGGACTGGTGGAGCAGATTCCCCAGAGTCTGATCGATCAACTCGCGCCGGACGGGAGGATAGTCGCAGCGGTCATGCATGATGGCGTGTCCCGTCTGGCCCTGGGTCATACCGCAGGCGCACATGTCGGCTATCAATATTTTGCCGATTGCGGGGCCTGCTCCCTACCCGGCTTTGAAAAAGCAAAAAGCTTTGAATTTTAAGACGTTCGGGAGAGTGATGACATGAGCAGATGCCGCCTTTTCCTTGGTACAGCTATCGTGGCCTTGCTGTCAGTTCCTGCGCAAGCCGACACACTGCGCGATGCACTGGAAGCCGCTTATCAGACAAACCCCACTCTGTCGGGTGCGCGTGCTGCACAGCGAGCTACCGACGAGTCCGTTGCCATCGCCAAAGCCGACGGCCGGCCGAGTGCCACCAGTGATTTCGGCTTTCAGGAAAATTTTCTTCGCAGCGCCAATAGCTTCACCGCGCCACTACGCCAGTCTACGGCAGGTGGATCAATAGACGTTCCGATCTATTCCGGCGGCGCCGTAAAAAATGCTGTCCGTGCCGCTCGCACGAGAGTGGAGGCTGGTCAGTTTGACCTGCGCGCGACCGAAGCGAGCATATTCAGTAATGTGGTCGCCACTTATATGGATGTCATCCGCGATTCGGCGATCGTCAAACTGAACCGGGCCAATGTCGGTGTCCTCTCTGTCAATCTGGATGCGACGAGCGACCGGTTTGAAATTGGCGATTTGACCCGAACCGACGTTGCACAGTCAGAATCCCGGCTGGAGACTGCCAAGAGCGATCTGGAAACCGTCCGCGCAAGCCTGATCCGCAGCAAGGAAAATTATATCGCCTTGGTCGGTCACGAGCCTGGTGATCTTGAGCCTCCTCCACCCTTGCCCAACTTGCCAGAAACCCCGGACCAGGCCGTTGATCTGGCGTTGACCTATAATCCGGACTTGCTCGCCGCCAAGGAGCGCAGCGAAGCCGCTGAATTTGATATAAAGACCGCCCGAGCCGGCAACAAGCCGCGGGTATCCACCTATGCCCAGGGGCGCTATTTGAATTATCATGGCACGCTGGGCGGGAATATCGCGGGCACAACCTTCATTCAGGAACAATCGACCGCCGAAGTCGGCATCCGGGCAACCATGCCAATTTATCAAGGCGGACGACCCGCTGCGCAAATTCGTCAGGCACAGGCGCGTTCCGGCCAAGCCTACGAGCAGTTGATCGCGATTGAGCGCGATGTGATCTCGCAGACCCGCGCTGCCTATTCCAGCTGGCGCGCGTCGGAACGGGTTATCCAGTCCTCGGAACGGGCCGTGGCCGCCGCGAGCCTGTCACTGGAAGGCGTGCGCGCGGAAAATTCCGTTGGCAACCGGACCATTTTGGACATTTTGAACGCCGAACAGGAATTGCTCAACGCTCAGGTGCAATTGGTGACCGCACGCCGCAACAGCTATGTCGCGGGTTTTTCGCTGCTAGCAGCCATGGGCCGGGCAGAAGCACGCGATCTCGGGCTGGAAGGCGGACCGCTTTATGATCCTGACGTCAATTACGAGAGGGTCGACGATATGTTTTACGACTATCAAAGCGATCGCAATCCACAACCACAGGCAACCAGGACCGTTGACACTCAGGCGCAAAAAGCGGAGATAGAGGCGTTGCCTGAAACACCGAAGCGCCAGTAGAGCAAGTGGTGGCAATCGGTTCCGGCATCGGGTCACTAGATTTGAGGGTTTCGTAAATGGCAGAGCAGAATCGGGAATCGTCAATGGAGGAAATCCTTTCATCGATCAAACGCATCATCGCCGAAGACAAGGCGATTGATGAGGAACGCCCCCTCCCCCGCCGCAAAGCCGCTCAGAAACCAGCGCTGCAGGCCGTTCCCGATATAATTCCTGCAGACAGGAATGAAGAAATTCTGGAATTGACCGACGAATTGCAAGAACATCAAAATTCATCCGCTCACGGTGTGTTTGGCGACCGCCGCAAGGAAGAACGGCTAATCGACGACAACAAGCTGGACAGCATGCGCCAGTCGCTTTCGGCCCTGGTTGAAAAAGAAGCGATGGAACGTCGTCCAGCGGCCTTATCCGACAGAGGCACTTCGCTGGAAGACATGACCCGCGACTTGATGCGGCCGATGATCAAACAATGGCTGGATGCCAATTTGCCGGATCTTGTCGAGGAACTGGTGGCGCGGGAAATCCAGCGACTGAGCGAGAAATAGGCCTGCATACCTGATCTCAATTGCCTTGTCGGACAGTCGTGCTAGACTGTGAACCATGACAAAAATTTTCAAAACATTCACCACGGCCCTGTTTCTGACGGGTGCCGTTATTCCTACATTCGCATCGGCCAGACCGATGACAGTGGAAGATCTCGCCACGCTGAAACGAATGGGGTCGGTCACCATTTCTCCCGATGAGAAATGGGCCGCCTATGATGTCACTGAAACCGATCCGGCGACTTACGAACGATCCAGTGCGCTATATCTGCTGGACGTCACCACAGAAAATGCTGTTCCTCGTCGCATTGTCGACAAGGCAGGGAAAAGCGAACATAGCCCGTCTTTCGCGCCGGATGGCAGTCTCTATTATCTGAGCGATGCCAGTGGTTCGGAGCAGCTTTGGCACGCAGATATTGCCGCTGGCGCTGATGGCGAAAATCCGGTTCAGGCGAGTGATCTGAAAACCGATATTGCCGGCTTCAAGCTGTCGCCAACCGGTGAACAAATCGCGCTTTGGGGTGATATTGCAAGAGACTGCCCAACCTTTGGTTGCGAGACCGATGGGAATCGGGCCGAACCCGGACCGGGCACCGGCCGCGAATATGATGAGCTTTTCATCCGTCACTGGTCGAGCTGGGAAACGCCAGGCAATTACAGCCGGATATTCGCCTTTGGCCTGGAAGACGGAAAAATTGTCGGCGAAGGATCAGCGCTCGACGGTGATCTTGTCGGCGACAGTCCCTCCAAACCATTTGGCGGCGGTGAGGAAATTAATTGGGTTCCGGGAGAGGACGGCGTCTTCTTTGCACTGAGAATTGCGGACCGCAATGAGCCCAGGTCGACCAATATAGATATTTATGGCGCCAAGGTCGATGGCGAGGAAACGGTCAATTTCACAAGCCAAAACAAGGCTACAGACACATTGCCGGCCTTTTCGTCCGATGGCGAATGGCTGGCGTGGGCGGCGATGGAGCGGCCGGGATATGAAGCCGATCAGCTTGTCGTAAAATTGCGCAAACAAGGCAGCGATGAAAGCGAAGCCATTGCTCTGACCAAGGAATGGGACCGGTCGGTCGGTTCGATCGTCTGGACGCCCGACGATAAATATCTCATTGTCACTGCGCAGGACGTGCTTGATCATCCGGCGTTCGCAGTGGAAGTCGAGACAGGCAAGGTCACCCGCCTGACAGCCGAAGGCAATGTCGGTACAACCATTCCGTTGCAGGACGGCTCGCTTATTTACACGATGAACAGCCTGCAAGCACCCACCGACCTATACAGGCGTGCGGCGGACGGGACGGTGAAGCAGCTGACCAATATAAATGGGCGCGAACTGGCCGAAATCGACAAGGTTGAGATTCAGCGTTTTAATTTTTCAGGCGCAGGTGGTGAAAAGGTCTGGGGCCAGATCATCAAGCCCGCAGGCGTGACAGGCAAGCTGCCGATGGCCTTTCTGGTCCATGGCGGGCCACAGGGCAGTTTCGGCAATAGCTGGTCGACCCGCTGGAATCCCAAAGTAATGGCGGCGCAAGGCTATGCGGTGGTCACCGTCGATTTCCACGGCTCGACTGGTTACGGCCAAAAATTCACCGACAGCATCAATCTGGACTGGGGTGGCAAGCCGCTGGAAGACCTGAAAAAAGGCTATGCGGCGGCGGTCAAGATCGACAAGCAGATTGATGGCGAGAGATCCTGCGCCTTGGGTGGCTCCTATGGCGGTTATATGATGAACTGGATTGCGGGCAACTGGCCCGACCGGTTTGACTGCCTGATCAACCACGCCGGTGTATTTGATCTTCGCGCGATGGCGCTGAGCACAGAAGAGCTCTGGTTCGATCAGTGGGATCACGGCGGCAACTGGTGGTCGCGGCCCAATCCGGAAAAATGGAATCCGGTGAACAAGATCACCAACTGGAAAACCCCAACACTGTTCATTCATGGCGAGAAGGATTTCCGGATCCCCTACACCCAGAGTATCATGCCGTTCACCGTTGCTCAGGAAATGGAGATTCCATCCAAGCTGCTGATATTCCCGGATGAAAACCACTGGGTACTAAAGGGCAAGAACAGCGTGCAATGGTACCGGACGGTGTTTGACTGGATGGGTAAATGGACAGCTGCTGGAGAGCAGGAAGGCAAAGGCCAATGAGCTTTTTTCCGACGGAGGATCGTGAAGGCACAATCATCGTCACGCTGACCAACGGCGAACGCAACACGCTCCACCCGGAACTCCTGAAAGAGGGGATCGCGGTCTTCGGGACATTGGCCGAAAACCCACCGGAGAGCGGTATTGTTCTGACCGGGGCTGGCGAACATTTCACCTGCGGAATGGATACGAAAATCGCGGCAACTCTGGACAAGGCGGGCCAGAAACAGGCGGCTGCGGCGATCGACTCATTTGCAGCGTCACTGCACCGCCTGCCATGCGCGGTAGTGGTTGCGCTCAACGGCAACACCATTGGCGCTGGCGGGATCATGGCGCTGGCAGCGGACTGGATTGTCGCGGCGCAAGGCGACTACAAAATCGGCCTGCCCGAAGCCAAGGCTGGCCTGCCTTTCCCTCCGGTGCCGCAAGCCATCCTTGATCACTGGCTCGATCCGGTCTGGCGGCGACGGCTCGCTCTGTCCTCGCATTTGCTGACACCGGTAGAAGCCTTGAGCGCGGGACTGGCTGACGAGTTGGCGGATCCGGGCCAGTTGCTCGATCAGGCCGTAGCGCGCGCACGGGAACTGGCCGCGCAACCGGGTTTCAAGGCCTGCAAACGGCAATTGCGTGCCAAGGCCAATGCCGAGATTGATGCTATTTTGAACGGTTGAGTGGGGGCCGAGTGCTCCGCACTGGATGCGGAGCTCTGAGAGGCTAGGATCGCACTTCCCTTTATAGCGCTCCGCATCAAGTGCGGAGCACAACACTGTTGTCTCCCGCCAAAAGCAATGCCAAAGACCCAGCCATGACCTTAGATAAAAATTTCGACCCCGCCGCCATCGAAGCGCGCTGGTATGAGCATTGGGAAACCAAGGGCCTTTTCCGTCCCGAGCGCGATGATCGCGAGCCGTTCACGGTTGTGAACCCGCCCCCCAATGTTACCGGATCGCTGCATATCGGCCATGCGCTGGATAATACGCTGCAGGATATCATCATCCGGCACGAACGGCTGAAGGGCAAGGACGCGCTGTGGGTCGTCGGCATGGATCATGCGGGCATTGCTACCCAGATGGTGGTCGAGCGCCAGATGAACGAACGCCAGCAGAAACGCACCGATTTCTCTCGCGAGGAATTTGTCGAGAAAGTCTGGGAGTGGAAAGAGGAAAGCGGCGGCACGATCACCAGACAGCTGCGCCGTCTCGGCTGTTCGATGGACTGGTCGAACGAACGCTTCACAATGGACGAGGGCATGAACGAGGCCGTGCTCAAGGTCTTTGTCGATCTCTATAATGACGGCCTGATCTACCGCGACAAGCGCTTGGTCAACTGGGACCCTGCGCTGAAAACCGCGATCTCCGATCTTGAAGTCGAGACGGTCGATACCAAAGGCAGTTTCTGGCATTTCAAATATCCGCTGGCCGACGGCGTGACCTTGGATGATGGGCGCGACTATATCGAGGTCGCGACGACCCGGCCGGAAACGATGCTGGCCGATATGGCGGTTGCGGTGCATCCATCGGACGAGCGCTACAAGAGCGTGATCGGCAAGGAAATCGAGCAGCCAATCACCGGGCGCCGGTTCAAGATCGTTGCCGACGAACATGCCGACCCGGAACTGGGGTCGGGCGCGGTGAAGATCACGCCGGGCCATGACTTCAACGATTTCGAGGTCGGCAAGCGCGCGGGCTTTGCGGCCAGCGAGATGCTCAACATGCTCGATGGCGAGGCCAATGTCTGCCAGACCGCCGACGGGCTGGTGCCGGGCGAATATATCGGACTGCACAGGTTTAGGAAAGATGGCGTCGATGGTGCCCGTGAACTGGTTGTCCAGCGGCTGAAGGAACAGGGTTTCCTGCTTCCGCATGTTTCAAAAAATAAGGACGGTGAAGAAGTTGAACATGACGCCGAGCCGCGCACCATCGCGACGCCGTTCGGTGATCGCGGCGGCGTGGTGATCGAGCCGTGGCTGACCGACCAATGGTATGTCGATGCAGAAACGCTTGCGCAGCCTGCAATCGAGGCAGTGAAATCGGGCGCGATCGAGATCGTCCCCAAAAGCTGGGAAAAAACCTATTATAACTGGATGGAGAATATCCAGCCATGGTGTGTCAGCCGCCAGCTGTGGTGGGGGCATCGCATTCCGGCCTGGTTTGGTGACGACGGGAAAATCTACGTCGCAATGAACGAAGAGGAAGCACAAAGCCAGGCTGGTAACGACGTAAATCTGACACAGGACGAAGACGTCCTCGATACATGGTTCTCCTCCGCGCTCTGGCCTTTCGGCACCCTAGGCTGGCCGGAACAGACCAAGGATCTCGAACGCCATTACCCCAATGACCTGCTGATCTCCGGCTTTGACATCCTGTTCTTCTGGGATGCGCGAATGGCGATGCAGGGCATCCAGTTCATGAAGGAAGTGCCGTGGAAGAGGCTCTATCTGCACGGGCTGGTCCGCGCCGAAGACGGCTCCAAGATGTCCAAGTCGAAGGGTAATGTTGTCGATCCGCTTGGCCTGATCGATCAATATGGCGCCGACGCATTGCGTTTTTTCATGGCGGCAATGGAAAGTCAGGGCCGCGACATCAAGATGGATGACAAGCGCGTCGAGGGCTATCGCAATTTCGCGACCAAATTGTGGAATGCCTCGCGCTTTTGCGAAGTGAGCGGCATTGGCGCCAGCAAGACGCTCGCTGCCCCGGAAGCCGCCTTGCCCGTCAATCGCTGGATCATCAGCGAAGTTGTCGAAACGCAGCGCGCACTCGACAAGGCGCTGACCGACCTGCGCTTCGATGCGGCAGCCAACACCATCTATCATTTTACTTGGGACCGGTTCTGCGACTGGTATCTCGAACTGATCAAGCCGGTGTTGCAGGGTGAGGATGCCGGCGCGGCAGATGAAACCCGTCTCGTCGCCGGCTGGGTGCTCGACCAGATCATTGTCATGCTCCACCCGTTCATGCCGTTCATTACGGAAGAGCTCTGGCATAGCATGGGTGATAGAGAATATGACCTGATAGTAGCCAAATGGCCCGCGCCAAAAACGGAAATCGACGAAGAAGCGAAAGCAGAAGTAGACTGGCTTATTCGCCTTATCTCGGCAACGCGGACTGCAAAAGTCGAACTCAATATTCCACCCGGAACGAAAATGTCAGCCCATGTGCGCGATGGTGATGATGCCCTCGCAAAGCGTATCGCGCGCCAAGGCTCTGCACTGGACCGCGTTGGCAGGCTGGAGAGCTTTTCCTTTGATGCTGCTCCGGAAGGCGCGACCGCCCAGATCGTGGTGGACGGCGCAACCTATGTGCTGCCGCTGGCAGGCGCAGTCGATTTCGAAGCCGAAAAGGCGCGGCTATGTAAGGCGCTGGAAGCGTCGCAGAAAGAGGCAAAGTCATTGTCTGGCCGTCTTGGGAACCCCAATTTTGTCGAGAAGGCCAAACCGGAAGCGGTCGAAAAAGCCCGCTCCGATCTGGCAGAGAAAGAGGCAGAGACCGAGCGGTTGCAGGCGGCTATTGATCGCTTGGGTTAATTTCGATTCTGCGCAGGCAGGAGGCCATTTCCATTGTAGCTAAGCCAGGAACTATCCGAAGGAGATGCCTCGCCTGTCCGGGGCACCAGCTTTAGCTATCTCGGTCAGCTATCGTCTCCGCGACGCATTTTCTCCGCCCCTGCCCGCATTTTCACGGCGCCTTCGCGCATTTTTTCCGCGCTAAGCCGCAGTTTGGGAGCGCTTTCCAGCAATTGCTGAGCCGTGACTTCAGTGTTTCTTCGCTCATTCTGGCGCACTGCCTCACCTGCACGGGAAAGCGAGTCGTTTTCTAACCGGTCAGCATAAGCCTCCATTTCATCGGCCCCGCGCAGCATCTTGTCCGCACCCTTTTCCATTCCCTCTGCACCCTCAGCCGAACCGAGTTTCACCTGGGCCTTGATGTCGCTAGCAAGCGTTTCGCTCCATGCTGCATGCTGTTGGTTTTTAACGTCCTGCGCGTCACTGGCCATCGCTGGCCATACCGACGCGGCGACCAGTCCCAATACCGCGATCAACGGAAAATAGCGCTTATCAACCATCAAATCTTCCACATCATACTGTCGCGCACAATGCGCGGCTTATGACTACAGATGTAATCGATTATGAAAGGCTTGATACTGACTATCGATCAACAGCCGAGGAAAATGGACAAACGGCCTGGAAGTTAGTTATCGGCCTTGCGCTCTCCAGCGTTTGATAACCCGCTGGATGATCTCCTCTTCGCCGCCGCGTTCGCGCCACAGTTCTGAGAATATGGGATCTTCCGAAGCCGGTCGGCGTTCCTCAGCCAGCGTATCCAGCGAGACACGGATCGGGATCGCAACACCTTCCCCACAGCAGATCACCTCACGATTCCGCAGGGCGGGGATGGAATCGAGGAAACCGCGCGCCCCTTCCGGCATGGCAGCCTTCACAAAGGACTGATCGCGGTCATTGTTCAATCGCATAGACAGGATCGTACCACATTGCGAGAGCACACCTTCGGCGAGATCGGATGGCCGCTGCGTGATCAGGCCGAGCGAAACGCCATATTTCCGGCCTTCCTTGGCGATCCGGCTGAGAATGTCCCGGACAGCGCTTTCCTCGGCAACGTCATCATTGGGAATGTAGCGATGCGCTTCCTCGCACACCAAAAGCATTGGTCGCTGTGGTTCATTGCGCGCCCAGATTGCATAATCAAATACCAGCCGACTGAGCACGGACACCACCGTAGGCGTGATCTCTGACGGCATTGCCGAGACATCGATAATTGAAATCGGCTTGCCTTCGGACGGTAGTCTGAAAATCTTGGTAAGAAAGCTTGCCATTGTATCACCGACGAGCATGCCGGAGAACATGAAGCTGTAACGCGGATCAGCCTTGATCTCGTCAATCTTGCTTTTCAGGCGCTGATAGGGAGCGCTGTTGGTTGCCTTGTCAAGCTTGCCCATTTCATTCTGAAGGATCGTTGTCAGATCGGACAGCAAATAGGGCACGGGTGAATCCACGGTCAGCTTTGCGACACTAACTCCCCCCTGATTTTTGGCTTTCGCGGCGAGCAGACATTTCGCGAGAATGTCACAGTCCATCTGCTTGGCATCGCCTCTCGACTGAACAAACACTTCGCAATGCTCTCGAAAGTTCATCAACCAGTAAGGCAGATTCAGGT
Coding sequences within:
- a CDS encoding cytochrome c — translated: MTGGRESAKEPANSRKWEHGGSLVLLLLIIGSAVAAFVFWPKPLPPAPALNTLAASAEKGAYLAKIGNCAACHTTTGKAPYAGGHMFETPFGKLFSTNITSDEKHGIGAWNFAQFHRAMKHGQRANGDHLYPAFPYTSFARMSDEDIGSLYLFLTNVDAVPEPNRENALDFPFNNRFLLYFWKRLFLDSDSYITDPEKSVAWNRGNYLVEGVAHCGACHTPRNFVGAAKSGQALQGGTYVDKVASGEHKLWAAPDITPGPHGLAAWDEKDIINYLTTGKNGHAVVHGPMNGVFASTASLSRDDATAIARYLHQKSPGARRIDWPSLGGRAAKGEIIYTVHCGTCHLPDGKGDKILGVPLTRNALVQAADPASLINVILYGPDLPPPPFDSKRTVMKPFGKRLSDEDIASLATYLRGSFGNIASAVSPDQVRKQR
- a CDS encoding protein-L-isoaspartate O-methyltransferase family protein: MGHENFKQMRKAMVVSQLRTTEVSDPRVIAAMSHIAREDFVPSAQRSFAYADRGVQIGEGRALNPPLTTGRLLNVAHVTKDDNVLLIGAATGYTAAVLSQLAGSVTAIEQNPKLAAMAVKNLADNDNITLETANHATGWDASAPYSVIVIDGLVEQIPQSLIDQLAPDGRIVAAVMHDGVSRLALGHTAGAHVGYQYFADCGACSLPGFEKAKSFEF
- a CDS encoding TolC family outer membrane protein — translated: MSRCRLFLGTAIVALLSVPAQADTLRDALEAAYQTNPTLSGARAAQRATDESVAIAKADGRPSATSDFGFQENFLRSANSFTAPLRQSTAGGSIDVPIYSGGAVKNAVRAARTRVEAGQFDLRATEASIFSNVVATYMDVIRDSAIVKLNRANVGVLSVNLDATSDRFEIGDLTRTDVAQSESRLETAKSDLETVRASLIRSKENYIALVGHEPGDLEPPPPLPNLPETPDQAVDLALTYNPDLLAAKERSEAAEFDIKTARAGNKPRVSTYAQGRYLNYHGTLGGNIAGTTFIQEQSTAEVGIRATMPIYQGGRPAAQIRQAQARSGQAYEQLIAIERDVISQTRAAYSSWRASERVIQSSERAVAAASLSLEGVRAENSVGNRTILDILNAEQELLNAQVQLVTARRNSYVAGFSLLAAMGRAEARDLGLEGGPLYDPDVNYERVDDMFYDYQSDRNPQPQATRTVDTQAQKAEIEALPETPKRQ
- a CDS encoding DUF2497 domain-containing protein gives rise to the protein MAEQNRESSMEEILSSIKRIIAEDKAIDEERPLPRRKAAQKPALQAVPDIIPADRNEEILELTDELQEHQNSSAHGVFGDRRKEERLIDDNKLDSMRQSLSALVEKEAMERRPAALSDRGTSLEDMTRDLMRPMIKQWLDANLPDLVEELVAREIQRLSEK
- a CDS encoding dipeptidyl-peptidase 5, with translation MTKIFKTFTTALFLTGAVIPTFASARPMTVEDLATLKRMGSVTISPDEKWAAYDVTETDPATYERSSALYLLDVTTENAVPRRIVDKAGKSEHSPSFAPDGSLYYLSDASGSEQLWHADIAAGADGENPVQASDLKTDIAGFKLSPTGEQIALWGDIARDCPTFGCETDGNRAEPGPGTGREYDELFIRHWSSWETPGNYSRIFAFGLEDGKIVGEGSALDGDLVGDSPSKPFGGGEEINWVPGEDGVFFALRIADRNEPRSTNIDIYGAKVDGEETVNFTSQNKATDTLPAFSSDGEWLAWAAMERPGYEADQLVVKLRKQGSDESEAIALTKEWDRSVGSIVWTPDDKYLIVTAQDVLDHPAFAVEVETGKVTRLTAEGNVGTTIPLQDGSLIYTMNSLQAPTDLYRRAADGTVKQLTNINGRELAEIDKVEIQRFNFSGAGGEKVWGQIIKPAGVTGKLPMAFLVHGGPQGSFGNSWSTRWNPKVMAAQGYAVVTVDFHGSTGYGQKFTDSINLDWGGKPLEDLKKGYAAAVKIDKQIDGERSCALGGSYGGYMMNWIAGNWPDRFDCLINHAGVFDLRAMALSTEELWFDQWDHGGNWWSRPNPEKWNPVNKITNWKTPTLFIHGEKDFRIPYTQSIMPFTVAQEMEIPSKLLIFPDENHWVLKGKNSVQWYRTVFDWMGKWTAAGEQEGKGQ
- a CDS encoding enoyl-CoA hydratase/isomerase family protein; translated protein: MSFFPTEDREGTIIVTLTNGERNTLHPELLKEGIAVFGTLAENPPESGIVLTGAGEHFTCGMDTKIAATLDKAGQKQAAAAIDSFAASLHRLPCAVVVALNGNTIGAGGIMALAADWIVAAQGDYKIGLPEAKAGLPFPPVPQAILDHWLDPVWRRRLALSSHLLTPVEALSAGLADELADPGQLLDQAVARARELAAQPGFKACKRQLRAKANAEIDAILNG
- a CDS encoding valine--tRNA ligase, with translation MTLDKNFDPAAIEARWYEHWETKGLFRPERDDREPFTVVNPPPNVTGSLHIGHALDNTLQDIIIRHERLKGKDALWVVGMDHAGIATQMVVERQMNERQQKRTDFSREEFVEKVWEWKEESGGTITRQLRRLGCSMDWSNERFTMDEGMNEAVLKVFVDLYNDGLIYRDKRLVNWDPALKTAISDLEVETVDTKGSFWHFKYPLADGVTLDDGRDYIEVATTRPETMLADMAVAVHPSDERYKSVIGKEIEQPITGRRFKIVADEHADPELGSGAVKITPGHDFNDFEVGKRAGFAASEMLNMLDGEANVCQTADGLVPGEYIGLHRFRKDGVDGARELVVQRLKEQGFLLPHVSKNKDGEEVEHDAEPRTIATPFGDRGGVVIEPWLTDQWYVDAETLAQPAIEAVKSGAIEIVPKSWEKTYYNWMENIQPWCVSRQLWWGHRIPAWFGDDGKIYVAMNEEEAQSQAGNDVNLTQDEDVLDTWFSSALWPFGTLGWPEQTKDLERHYPNDLLISGFDILFFWDARMAMQGIQFMKEVPWKRLYLHGLVRAEDGSKMSKSKGNVVDPLGLIDQYGADALRFFMAAMESQGRDIKMDDKRVEGYRNFATKLWNASRFCEVSGIGASKTLAAPEAALPVNRWIISEVVETQRALDKALTDLRFDAAANTIYHFTWDRFCDWYLELIKPVLQGEDAGAADETRLVAGWVLDQIIVMLHPFMPFITEELWHSMGDREYDLIVAKWPAPKTEIDEEAKAEVDWLIRLISATRTAKVELNIPPGTKMSAHVRDGDDALAKRIARQGSALDRVGRLESFSFDAAPEGATAQIVVDGATYVLPLAGAVDFEAEKARLCKALEASQKEAKSLSGRLGNPNFVEKAKPEAVEKARSDLAEKEAETERLQAAIDRLG
- a CDS encoding ATP-binding protein — its product is MSDMGSHNFPAARPLPDSDREPQRDENHGADSKRSEGYKIGEVIEIAGSGSKIVMDTAVLGGLLEHPDPTVKMAGQVGSQVKIRVGQTWLLANIRTQRLYEGQSGLVVAEIDFLGEGDEEKLTGQIYNFRRGVTRYPTPASIVYAVTTADLKQVYASDGRANVEVGTVYPTNDIRGALYVDAMLGKHFALLGSTGTGKSTAAALILHKICDLAPEGHILMIDPHGEYGAAFKDNGKIFDVNNLNLPYWLMNFREHCEVFVQSRGDAKQMDCDILAKCLLAAKAKNQGGVSVAKLTVDSPVPYLLSDLTTILQNEMGKLDKATNSAPYQRLKSKIDEIKADPRYSFMFSGMLVGDTMASFLTKIFRLPSEGKPISIIDVSAMPSEITPTVVSVLSRLVFDYAIWARNEPQRPMLLVCEEAHRYIPNDDVAEESAVRDILSRIAKEGRKYGVSLGLITQRPSDLAEGVLSQCGTILSMRLNNDRDQSFVKAAMPEGARGFLDSIPALRNREVICCGEGVAIPIRVSLDTLAEERRPASEDPIFSELWRERGGEEEIIQRVIKRWRAQGR